Below is a genomic region from Spirosoma radiotolerans.
TGGTTGGTTATCTGGAATGGGGCTCCCGATTAGCGGTTATCAACTCCAAAGCAGGTGTGGTCAGCGAACAGGTAGACGCGACAATGCCAAGCTGGGGCTGGGGCGAAACAGGAGGCCCCTACATTCCTTAACTGCTTCATAAAAACTGTGTCACCAGCACACGCCACTCGTCTTCCAGGGAACCCTCAAAAAAGGGAGCACCGGCCCGCCGATACCAGTAATTGGCGTTAAACCGATCACCTTCTTTTCGATGCAGATACGCGTGCAGCCGATCATAGCGCGGCTCTCCCTCCCGGCTTTGCGCAATGTTATGCGCTTGTTCCCACTTTTCATTGGCATCGTACCAAAGTCCTTTCAACACGGGATGCAGGTCGGTAGGGGGCTCGCTTTGGCTAAGAGATTCAGTAAATTGATCCAGCGTCATTTTAAAGCGGTTTGTTTTGATAAGGAAGCCATTACATACGGTTCATAAGCTGGTGTAACGAAAATAGTATACTCCTTTAACTGTATAGCCCGGTACGGGTGTTTCATTACTCGGGGCAGATGTTCGCCAAGATGCTGAAAATCTTTTTTAGGGATGATCGCCAAGTCAGCGTCCTCCCACTGATTTTCGGTTGGCCAGATGTTGTAATGCTGGTAAAAAAACGGAATCAGGAAATCGAAGATGAACACATTGGAGTGCGCCGGCAGGGTTTGGCCTAGTTTACGAATAATAGCCACATCAGACTCGGGTAGCATCGGCTCCTTGACCGGGTCGTATCGATGTTTCACTAAATTTCGAAGCATCGTAACCCATTGATAATCCGGCCGCCCATATTGAACAATGGGAAATTGGGTGATCAGAAGCAGCAAGCCGGCCAGCATTGGTTTCCAGGTAACTGCTGATTTGCCAGCGCCGAACAGAACCCAAACGAGCACGCAATAGGTTACGGAGAAGGTATAGACAAGTACAAACCGAGGAGGCCAGGTTAGCGAAACCAGGTCAAAATAAGGGTTTGTGCCATAATACGTTGCCCCCTGCACCCAGTTTGACGCCAGCAAGGCGGCCTGCGCTACGGCATACACCAAGAGAATACTCCCCGTCTGTCGCCAGTTGACCTGATATAACCCAAACAGCAACGCGCCAAAGGAGGGTAACAACAAGGCCACTGTTTGCATAAACAATAACCCATTTTTGCGAAGAAAGACCGGTTCATGCAACCCTTTCTGAATCGCCATAAGAGCCTGTTGCAAGCGGGGTTCGGGTTCGGCTGCGTGATTTTTGTAGGATAGAAAAGCCATCCCTGCTATAAATAGAACAGCCCAACTCACCAGCGCAAACCAGAACCTTGGCTGCGTCAGTATGCCAAAGATGTTTCGCTGGCGATCGGTAGCGAGGTATTGAATGCTCAGAAACGCCAGATGAATGGCTCCGGCCAGCAAAGCTCCGTCTTCTTTAACAAGGACAATCAGTAAAGCCGTGAGTAGGAACCAGGCGGGCCGGTTTGCCTGCAAAGCCAGAATGAAGAGAATGGAAAGCGGGAAATACGTCAACTCGGGATGCCAGCCAATGCCCGGATGATCGTTGAACCAAAACCAAACGGGTCCTACCAGCAAAACGAATAACATAAACCATAGGACCCAATTCGCCATTCGGCCACTAAGCTGGCGTATCAGTAAGCCATAGCTCAACAGTGAGAGTCCTGCCTGAATCATAAACACCGCATATGGACCAGCTACATAAATGAGCGGCCCCCAAAGCAACATGGCGTAGTTGTTATGAATACGGTCGTCGTACCCCCATATGTTTTCGTACAGTAATGGTCGACCATTCATCCAGCTGCATGATGCCTGCAAAAAGATGTACATGTCGTTGAAGGTGTAGTACAACCCCTGAAACCGAATGATCTTGAACCCGAAAAATAGAAGTAAAATCAGGCTACTGACAGCAGCCGGAGCAATCCACTTTGTTCTCATACATAAACCAGTAACCCATCACCAGGCAGTGCGTGACAGGCCCCTATCGTGAAGCAAACTTACGGAATTACGTTTGGCAAACGTCTTCCCAACCGATCAATTTAGTGATTTGCCCATCCAGCGATCGTAAGAAACCCCTAGTGCCAGTCTTTTTGCAGAATCCCGTCGAGTTGAGTATAGGGAACCGTAACCTGAATCGGACCAACGGCATAGGCAGCAATTTCATAGGGGTTGTAGTAGAAGACCATGCCTCTGGGGCTCATCCCTACATTGGCCGGGAGAAAAAAACGACCGTCGCGCAGAAAGTACCCCCGCTCTTCAAGATTATTTTGAGGCATTACCTGCTGTTGCTCCCGAAACGCTTTTTCTACTAAATCCAGTAGGGCCGTCGTGTCCGACACCATATCGGTGAGTGTAAGCATTTGGCCTGTTTTTCGGTCGAAGTTATAAAAAGACAGGTTGGAGTTCGGATGTGCACCACCCGTATAGGCCATAGTTTCGTATTTGACCGTTACAGCTTTAGGACCAACGTGAACGGTATCGGCGGTTGTTTTCACCTCCCAGCAACCACCCAAACTACCCATATCTTTACGGACAACTTCGTAATCAGTGGCAAACAGCGATGCGGCTTTGGCCAGGTCTGTTTTTGCATCGGGATGTTCGGCTACGGTGGCACTATCGAGCCAGCCCACGATACTGTTTGCGGCCAATCGGCGCAGGCTATCGTTTATTTTGCGGGAGCCTTCTGTATCATCTTTGAGCAACACAAACGCGACAGAAACATCTACGCCAGCGTTTTTAGCCGTATCGCAACGGTTCGAACCCGTAAATATGTACTGTTTTTTCTCAAGAACTGGTGGCGTTGAATTTGTCGAATGGCAAGCCGTAACAATATAAAATAAGCCGCAAAATAATAGGGCTAAAGTGTGCTTCATGAGGACGTTGTCGTAATAGCAGCACTTGGTTGTCAGGATAGAATCTCCGACATACCAAGCGCCCTATACTACAAACTTAACAAATCTTTAAACCGTATGGCTTGTCGACGGCTAATTTCAATTTTGTCTCCTCCTCTCAGGGTAACCAGCAAACCGCCACTAAACCAGGGTTCGATCTTTTCAATCCACTGCAAATTGATAATATGTTTGCGGTTGGCCCGGAAAAAGGTGGCGGGATTGAGCCGATCTTCCAGGGCATTCAATGACTTAAGCACCAAGGGCTTCTGGTCATCGAAATAGAGCCGGACGTAGTTTCCCATCGATTCGAAGAGCCGCACCTTGCCTAGTTTAACGAACCAGCATTTTTCGCCGTCTTTCACGAAGACCTGATCATTTTCGCCCAATATTTTCGTGGACGTACCAACTGACGTTGTGTGAGCCGACTCCTGATTGTGCTGCTCTTCTTCAACCCGATGAATAGCCTCCGACAGGCGAGCCAGTTCGACGGGTTTAAGCAGGTAATCGAGCGCATTGAATTCAAAAGCTTTGATGGCGTATTCATCAAAAGCCGTTGTAAAAATCACTTCCGGTGTCTTTCCTTCAATAGACTGTAGCAGTTCGAAACCATTTTTGCCCGGCATTTGAATATCCAGAAACAGCAGGTCCGGCTCCAATTCTTCAATCATCGGAAGAGCTTCGTCGGCGTTAGCCGCTTCGCCAATAATTTGAATCTTCGGGAAGTTTTCCAGCAACCGACGCAGCTCGTTACGAGCCAGACGTTCGTCGTCAATAATCAGGGTTTTCATTATAGGGGTTGAATGATGAATAATCGGTTCCGCATGAATGAGCACCACTAATTTATGGCTCGTCCTTCATGGCTCTTTACTTTTTCACGCCTAAACATCCCTTCTGATTGAGCAGGAATGGTTATTTCGGCACAAACAACAGGGTTCCCGTTGAGGGTATCGTCTTCCTGGAAAATATGGAATTGGGCATCGGGGCCGTAAAGCAGTTCGAGTCGCTGCGAGGTGTTAGCCAGGCCAAAGCCGCCAGAGGCTTTTTTATCGCCCAGAACACCCGTATTCCGAATAATAATGTGAAGTTTGTCGGCAACCAGACTGGATTTTACCTCAATAAACCCGCCCCCTATCGCCGTTGATACGCCATGTTTGATGGCATTTTCGACCAGCGTTTGCAGCATCATTGGCGGAACCTGCCAGTAAAGTGTACGCCCATCGAGTTCAATAGACGACTCCAGGCGCTCCTCATAGCGTACTTTTTCGAGGGCCAGGTAATCCTCTACGGTTTTTATTTCTTCGCGAAGTTCAACCGTTTTACGCCGATCGGCCAGCAGCGAGTTGCGTAACAGATTAGAGAGCTGGGTAATACTCTGCTGAGCTTTTGCCGGGTTTTCGTAAACCAGCGCCCGGATGCTATTCAGGGCGTTAAAAACAAAGTGCGGATTTAATTGCGACCGCAACACTTTAGCTTCTGTTTCCCGAATGCTTGTTTTCAGCAGTATCTTTTCAATTTCGGCATTCCGGTTTTCCTCCACATAATGATAGGCCGTATAACTCAACACCCAGGCGAGCATGGTTTTGCCCCAGGTCATGATATAGCCAAATAAGGGCCAGGGCTCATCCATTAAGTGCTGCGGAACGATGAGCCGATCCATGGGCAAATTGACCATTGTCATGATCAGGGCTAGTACAAAAACGGATAGCAACACCCTGGGAGCCAGTTGGAAGAACGGCAGTCGCACCCAGTTCCAACGCCGAATCATGAGCCGATAGAGGTGCGTAAGGGTGATTCCCAGAAAAATATTGGCAATGGCCAGGTACAGTTCATCGGCCTGAAAACCATCTTCAAGCAAATACGCCAGATACTCCACCAAAATGAGGAGTGACCAGCCGAACAGCTGACAAAACCAATATATTCTTTGCTTCGACATACCTTTCTGTTAGGCCCGCTACTCGTCAATCCACGAATATAAATCGGTTAACTCCGGCAAGTAAGTTATACTACACCAGTGGAAAAAATGCGGGAAGGCCGGGTCAGTAAGCGGAAGAAAAAATGAAGCGATGTTTACACCCTGCGGGGAAGCCTTATAGATTCCCTTCCTCCCTTTTTTTGGTTTTCTCCGATCTACGACGCCATGGCCAGCGATAACAGATGGGCCGTATCGTTTGCCAGCTCAATGGTAAAGGCAGCCGTGTCGTAGTTGTACTGTAGTTTGTACAGGCAGAGGTTGCTATGCTCGAACTGATCCATCAAAGAAAGCGGCTGATTGGTGATCCAGCACAGCAGAATACGCATGGCCCGGCCGTGCATAGCCACTAACACGGTTTCTTCGTCGGGATGCGCAAGAATGGTGGCAACAGCCTCTTTTTGACGGGCGACCACCTGATCCGGGCTTTCCCCGCCGTCGGTCGTTTTGGCCGAGTTTCCTGCGGCCCACGATTCGATCAGATCACGGTAGTACTCATTTTCCAGATTGCCCGGTGCTTTGCCTTCCATAACGCCCCAGCTGATCTCATTCAGTCCGGTTAGTTTTTCGAAAGGCAGCCCAAGTTCAATGAAAGGTTCGGCGGTCTGGTACGTTCGCTTGAGGCCTGAAATGTAAATCTTGCTGAACGGCACATGCTGGTAGGCCTGAAAAAAAGCCTGAGCCTGTGCTCTTCCCATTTCGTTGAGGTCTGAATCGACGCCACTGCCCTGTACGACTCCCCGCCGGTTATAGTCGGTTTCGCCGTGGCGAATCAGATAAATTGTTTTCTGTATCAATCCTATTGCCTTGCCTATTGGCAAATTTTTCCAAATTTGAGTACAAAATTACATAAAACACTGCATTTATCTGTTTCAGATACTAGGTTTCGCAGTAAACATTGCCCCAAAATTCACTTAACATTCATCTTATGAAAGCTGGCTTCGACCTGACTACCCTTAGCTTTATGGACATGGATTCGATTGCAAAGCATCTCGGCATCGAATTCGTTGAAGCGGGCGAAGGGTATCTAATTGCCCGGATGCCCGTCGACAAACGCACGCATCAACCCTTTGGCATTCTGCACGGAGGAGCTTCGGTGGTGCTGGCCGAAACGCTGGGTAGCGTGGCCTCCTGGATGCTCCTGGACGACCCCGCCAAACAGCGGGCCGTGGGTCTGGAAATCAATGCCAACCACATTCGATCCGTACGCGACGGCTGGGTATATGGCCGCTGTACGCCTATTCATACCGGGCGCACGACCCACGTGTGGGACATCCGCATAACCGACGAGCAAGGCAAACTGGTGTGCGTGAGTCGGCTCACGGTTGCCGTTGTGGTGAGTTAGTAAGAGCATATATTCCTGAGTTTCCGTCAAGATGGCATTTATCGAATGAGCGATCAGCACTGTACGATTTTCAGGGTAAAACCTATAAATACCTTTTTCCGTTGGTTCCTTTTCCTGCTCCTGTTGGTGACAACGGTGATCGGCCCTACCCTTTTAATGCTAGAAACGCCGTATTACCCTAACTGGAGTACGCTTTTGATCTTCTTTCTGCTTGGGGGTTTTGTGGTATTGATGTGGTTTGTGCATTCCATGTGGCAAACGACCGCCATACACATGCTCAATGACGGAACCTTCAGCGTCAAAAAAGCGGAACAGACGCCTACACAACATGCGTACACGTCCATTCTGGCGTATAATGAGCGGCCCAGTGCATCCAGGACTGGAACGTTTATGGAGTTGACGATTTACCTGACCGATAACTGGTTTGTGATTCGCTCCAATGAATTTCGCGACTACGCATACCTGAAGGAGACCTTCACTCAGTATGGACAGGCCATTGCCTTCAAAACAGTATTGACAAAAGCGGAGAAGATTCGGCTCCGCTGGTTAATCATCGCTCAAAGTATGCTCATTTTGGTGAACATCGCTTTCGGTTATCTGGCACATAACGCCGTTGAAAAAACCCCCGCTCCGCTTGCTTCCCTTACGGACGTAGTGGTTCGGGTAAAGGAAAACAGAAACAAAAGCAGGCTAACGGGCGTAACACTCACCTTACGCGGCTTTCCCGGCTATTCGTTTTACGTTGCCCGTCATACTTTCGACAATCGGCTGGATACGCTTCGTTATGCTATTCGGCCTAACCAACCCATTACATTGCTCCTTCGGCAAAGTGATTTGCAAAAAAAACTGGTTAAAACCGAGCCCCTTACGTTTGGCGATAAGTACGATCATTACAGTGAAATTTCCATTTTTGGGGTTGAACAGGGTGATTTCGTACGTATCCTGGCCCCTAATCTGACCGATGTTCAGGAGCCAACGCACACCAACCCAATCCAGCGTACATGCTTACTCGGCTTTTTACTGCTTTTATGCTGGGTCGGTTGGATTACCGTAGATCGTCAGCCAGTTATCGGAGCAGATTGATTCGCCACCCGGCTGACTTTTTCCGTACCTTCGCGCTCCCAACCGTTGAGCAAAAAACTCATCAACATTCGTATGAATCAGAAAATCCGGCGCGAAGATGCCCTTGATTACCATTCTAAAGGGCGTCCGGGTAAACTTGAAGTCATTCCGACAAAAGAATACAACACCCAACGCGACCTTTCCTTAGCCTACTCACCGGGCGTGGCCGAGCCCTGCCTGGCCATTGAAGCCAACCCCGACGATGCCTTTAAATATACCGCTAAAGGAAATCTTGTTGCGGTGATCAGCAATGGTACGGCTGTGCTGGGCCTGGGCGATATAGGACCAGCAGCCAGCAAACCCGTTATGGAAGGCAAAGGCCTACTGTTTAAAATTTATGCCGATATCGACGTCTTCGATATCGAGCTGAATACCAAGAATATCGATGAGTTTGTCCGCACGGTCAAGATCATGGAACCCACCTTTGGTGGTGTCAATCTGGAAGATATCAAAGCCCCGGAATGCTTCGAAATAGAGGAACGGCTCAAGCGCGACATGAACATTCCGGTCATGCACGACGACCAGCACGGTACAGCCATTGTGAGTGGAGCGGCCTTACTCAACGCTCTCGAACTAGTCCATAAACCCATCAATACGGCCAAATTTGTGATTCTGGGCGCTGGCGCTGCGGCTATTTCATGCGCTCGCCAGTATATCGCTCTCGGGGCCAAACATGAGAACATCGTGATGTTCGATGTAAACGGACCACTCCGCACGGATCGCACCGACCTGAGCGCCTTGATGCGCCCGTTTGCGACCACTCGTGACATCCAGTCGCTGGCCGATGCCTTTGCCGGAGCCGATGTGTTTATCGGTTTATCGAAAGGCGGCATAGTGAACCAGG
It encodes:
- a CDS encoding RsiV family protein produces the protein MKHTLALLFCGLFYIVTACHSTNSTPPVLEKKQYIFTGSNRCDTAKNAGVDVSVAFVLLKDDTEGSRKINDSLRRLAANSIVGWLDSATVAEHPDAKTDLAKAASLFATDYEVVRKDMGSLGGCWEVKTTADTVHVGPKAVTVKYETMAYTGGAHPNSNLSFYNFDRKTGQMLTLTDMVSDTTALLDLVEKAFREQQQVMPQNNLEERGYFLRDGRFFLPANVGMSPRGMVFYYNPYEIAAYAVGPIQVTVPYTQLDGILQKDWH
- a CDS encoding histidine phosphatase family protein codes for the protein MIQKTIYLIRHGETDYNRRGVVQGSGVDSDLNEMGRAQAQAFFQAYQHVPFSKIYISGLKRTYQTAEPFIELGLPFEKLTGLNEISWGVMEGKAPGNLENEYYRDLIESWAAGNSAKTTDGGESPDQVVARQKEAVATILAHPDEETVLVAMHGRAMRILLCWITNQPLSLMDQFEHSNLCLYKLQYNYDTAAFTIELANDTAHLLSLAMAS
- a CDS encoding glycosyltransferase family protein; protein product: MRTKWIAPAAVSSLILLLFFGFKIIRFQGLYYTFNDMYIFLQASCSWMNGRPLLYENIWGYDDRIHNNYAMLLWGPLIYVAGPYAVFMIQAGLSLLSYGLLIRQLSGRMANWVLWFMLFVLLVGPVWFWFNDHPGIGWHPELTYFPLSILFILALQANRPAWFLLTALLIVLVKEDGALLAGAIHLAFLSIQYLATDRQRNIFGILTQPRFWFALVSWAVLFIAGMAFLSYKNHAAEPEPRLQQALMAIQKGLHEPVFLRKNGLLFMQTVALLLPSFGALLFGLYQVNWRQTGSILLVYAVAQAALLASNWVQGATYYGTNPYFDLVSLTWPPRFVLVYTFSVTYCVLVWVLFGAGKSAVTWKPMLAGLLLLITQFPIVQYGRPDYQWVTMLRNLVKHRYDPVKEPMLPESDVAIIRKLGQTLPAHSNVFIFDFLIPFFYQHYNIWPTENQWEDADLAIIPKKDFQHLGEHLPRVMKHPYRAIQLKEYTIFVTPAYEPYVMASLSKQTALK
- a CDS encoding hotdog fold thioesterase encodes the protein MKAGFDLTTLSFMDMDSIAKHLGIEFVEAGEGYLIARMPVDKRTHQPFGILHGGASVVLAETLGSVASWMLLDDPAKQRAVGLEINANHIRSVRDGWVYGRCTPIHTGRTTHVWDIRITDEQGKLVCVSRLTVAVVVS
- a CDS encoding sensor histidine kinase, translating into MSKQRIYWFCQLFGWSLLILVEYLAYLLEDGFQADELYLAIANIFLGITLTHLYRLMIRRWNWVRLPFFQLAPRVLLSVFVLALIMTMVNLPMDRLIVPQHLMDEPWPLFGYIMTWGKTMLAWVLSYTAYHYVEENRNAEIEKILLKTSIRETEAKVLRSQLNPHFVFNALNSIRALVYENPAKAQQSITQLSNLLRNSLLADRRKTVELREEIKTVEDYLALEKVRYEERLESSIELDGRTLYWQVPPMMLQTLVENAIKHGVSTAIGGGFIEVKSSLVADKLHIIIRNTGVLGDKKASGGFGLANTSQRLELLYGPDAQFHIFQEDDTLNGNPVVCAEITIPAQSEGMFRREKVKSHEGRAIN
- a CDS encoding LytR/AlgR family response regulator transcription factor, translated to MKTLIIDDERLARNELRRLLENFPKIQIIGEAANADEALPMIEELEPDLLFLDIQMPGKNGFELLQSIEGKTPEVIFTTAFDEYAIKAFEFNALDYLLKPVELARLSEAIHRVEEEQHNQESAHTTSVGTSTKILGENDQVFVKDGEKCWFVKLGKVRLFESMGNYVRLYFDDQKPLVLKSLNALEDRLNPATFFRANRKHIINLQWIEKIEPWFSGGLLVTLRGGDKIEISRRQAIRFKDLLSL